The Flexivirga oryzae genome has a segment encoding these proteins:
- a CDS encoding class F sortase — translation MSPDSVWIPSLGVSVIVLSEGQSGGLASIPVGKTRVGWLNWTPSMTSRGGTTVIAGHVTYDNIPGAFYKLPQIKAGAVVYTTTRTGKVQAWRVQSAATYPKGKLPAAVWATGGAHQLALVTCTGSIGRVPKQGGYAHLDNLVVMAKPVATR, via the coding sequence ATGAGCCCAGACAGCGTCTGGATCCCGTCGTTGGGTGTCTCGGTCATTGTGCTCTCGGAAGGGCAATCCGGTGGCCTGGCATCGATCCCGGTCGGAAAGACGCGGGTCGGTTGGCTGAACTGGACGCCCTCGATGACCAGCCGCGGCGGGACGACCGTCATCGCTGGGCATGTGACGTACGACAACATCCCCGGCGCGTTCTACAAGCTCCCTCAGATCAAGGCCGGCGCCGTCGTCTACACCACGACGCGCACCGGGAAGGTGCAGGCGTGGCGAGTGCAGTCGGCGGCCACCTACCCGAAGGGCAAGCTACCGGCGGCGGTATGGGCGACCGGGGGAGCGCACCAGCTCGCCCTGGTCACCTGCACCGGCAGCATCGGACGAGTTCCGAAGCAAGGCGGCTATGCCCACCTGGACAACCTCGTGGTGATGGCGAAACCGGTGGCCACACGCTGA
- a CDS encoding Lsr2 family DNA-binding protein gives MSTKQVTTEITLTVVKHLINGRTDTFIAEATGLAMTQVQDIKVSHGYPELDKMEWSRDALEKRINEPAAAAATPGPTIRAVVPARRHDPARATPRPSDPRLVTSTAREVKPSANELIVAAGNSPKARTRALGVKVAGLLGDLSQRLETEEREQAAQAAEKAANAKRLKRIEELEAELKKLRSKTRSTKTAPPLGAPALEVRKWAKGQGIECPDYGKIPNTVRDAYDAAHVAA, from the coding sequence ATGTCCACCAAGCAAGTCACCACCGAGATCACTCTGACCGTCGTGAAGCACCTCATCAACGGCCGCACGGACACGTTCATCGCCGAGGCGACGGGCCTCGCGATGACCCAGGTCCAGGACATCAAAGTCAGCCACGGCTACCCCGAGCTGGACAAGATGGAGTGGTCCCGCGACGCGCTCGAGAAGCGGATCAACGAACCCGCGGCAGCGGCCGCGACACCAGGTCCGACCATCAGAGCCGTCGTGCCGGCGCGACGTCACGACCCTGCGCGGGCGACCCCGCGTCCATCCGACCCGCGACTGGTCACCTCGACCGCGCGCGAGGTCAAGCCCTCCGCGAACGAGCTCATCGTCGCGGCCGGCAACTCACCGAAAGCGCGCACCCGAGCACTCGGGGTGAAAGTCGCTGGTCTGCTCGGTGACCTCAGCCAGCGCCTCGAGACAGAAGAGCGTGAGCAAGCCGCCCAAGCGGCGGAGAAGGCCGCGAACGCCAAGAGGCTCAAGCGGATCGAGGAACTGGAGGCAGAGCTGAAGAAGCTGCGGTCGAAGACCCGTAGCACCAAGACGGCGCCACCGCTGGGCGCGCCAGCACTAGAGGTACGCAAGTGGGCCAAGGGCCAGGGCATCGAGTGCCCGGACTACGGCAAGATCCCGAACACGGTGCGCGACGCGTACGACGCGGCCCACGTCGCAGCCTGA
- a CDS encoding WhiB family transcriptional regulator, translating to MEAVVPETAEPQQSLDWQADALCRQTDPEIFFPEKGGSTKDAKRICQSCPVAAECLDQALVNDERFGIWGGVSERRRRKLARTLKQS from the coding sequence ATCGAAGCCGTCGTCCCGGAGACCGCGGAGCCGCAGCAGTCCCTGGATTGGCAGGCCGACGCGCTCTGCCGGCAGACCGACCCGGAGATCTTCTTCCCGGAGAAAGGCGGATCCACCAAGGACGCCAAACGCATCTGCCAGAGCTGCCCTGTCGCGGCCGAATGCCTCGATCAGGCCCTGGTTAATGACGAACGCTTCGGCATCTGGGGCGGCGTCTCAGAACGGCGCCGTCGCAAACTCGCACGCACACTCAAACAGTCTTGA
- a CDS encoding CPBP family intramembrane glutamic endopeptidase, which produces MLVAREVKSGLVLLLAVLAYVVGYGWAVMLSVQILLHGYGPPEGSGSGSGSSSDGVLFAGEATLLIVALLLAGGAAWSLGRRPVLLEWLIGRRHRVPGWGLLVAGVLLLLDLAGFWLFVWISPSQPAQDPATHALWYDIARGIWLGAIGEEFVVLALPIVVVRQLAPQLLQRARPAAMFVALLVIARIAYHLYQGAWAWSHLPWAVGAVLLYLWTGHVWPQILAHAFYDTTLALSDHHEISQPAEMVLLHGVATALVILGLLMMARGRRRPVTSASPAGAELTHTDELSVSLPLRPPRRSRSHDILGRVLQPGCASASSRPHATER; this is translated from the coding sequence ATGCTGGTGGCCAGGGAGGTCAAGAGCGGGCTGGTGCTGCTGCTGGCGGTGCTGGCGTATGTCGTCGGATATGGCTGGGCGGTGATGCTGTCCGTGCAGATCCTCCTTCACGGATATGGCCCGCCCGAAGGGTCAGGTTCAGGCTCGGGCTCGTCCAGCGACGGGGTCCTCTTCGCCGGCGAGGCCACACTCCTCATCGTCGCGCTGTTGCTGGCCGGTGGCGCTGCCTGGTCACTGGGGCGGCGGCCCGTACTGCTCGAGTGGTTAATTGGCCGCCGGCACCGAGTGCCGGGCTGGGGCCTGCTCGTGGCCGGCGTCCTTCTGCTCCTGGACCTCGCAGGGTTTTGGTTGTTTGTCTGGATCAGTCCATCGCAACCGGCGCAGGATCCGGCGACGCATGCTCTCTGGTACGACATCGCGCGTGGCATCTGGCTCGGTGCGATCGGCGAGGAGTTCGTCGTCCTCGCGCTGCCGATCGTGGTCGTTCGGCAGCTCGCTCCTCAGCTGCTTCAGCGAGCCCGGCCGGCGGCAATGTTCGTCGCACTGCTGGTGATCGCACGGATCGCCTACCACCTGTATCAAGGGGCGTGGGCCTGGTCGCATCTGCCGTGGGCCGTGGGGGCCGTGCTGCTCTATCTGTGGACGGGCCACGTCTGGCCACAGATCCTCGCGCACGCGTTCTATGACACGACCCTGGCGCTCTCCGACCACCACGAGATCTCACAACCGGCGGAGATGGTCCTACTCCACGGCGTGGCGACCGCGCTGGTGATCCTCGGCCTGCTCATGATGGCCCGCGGCCGCCGGCGACCAGTGACCTCCGCAAGCCCCGCCGGCGCTGAACTCACTCACACCGATGAGCTGAGCGTTAGCCTGCCGCTCAGGCCTCCACGACGGTCCCGCAGTCACGACATTCTCGGCCGAGTTCTCCAGCCTGGGTGTGCAAGTGCCAGCAGTCGTCCTCACGCCACCGAGCGATGA
- a CDS encoding M48 family metalloprotease, protein MPSPADAERWATQLAASHGVELAGITWAAGTGGAARMADAGAELVLAPEILVDVATMRFHVAHEVGHVVLGHARGRRQQLRAAAPYLAAGGAVELAAIVGAAFWRWSIVVLPIAFVITLAVLARRVVLPQERAADAFAAANRAPAWLASPPAKARLMARLIKTHPTWAERSACGQRSAVE, encoded by the coding sequence ATGCCGTCACCGGCCGACGCCGAACGGTGGGCCACCCAGCTGGCGGCCTCGCATGGAGTCGAGCTGGCCGGGATCACGTGGGCCGCCGGCACCGGCGGCGCGGCGCGGATGGCGGACGCAGGTGCTGAGCTGGTGCTCGCTCCCGAAATCCTCGTCGACGTCGCCACCATGCGCTTCCACGTCGCGCACGAGGTTGGGCACGTCGTGCTGGGGCATGCCCGCGGCCGCCGTCAGCAGCTGCGCGCTGCCGCGCCCTACCTGGCTGCCGGTGGCGCGGTCGAGCTGGCGGCGATCGTCGGCGCGGCATTCTGGCGGTGGTCGATCGTGGTGTTGCCGATCGCGTTCGTAATCACCCTGGCAGTGCTGGCCCGCCGGGTGGTGCTTCCCCAGGAGCGTGCGGCCGACGCGTTCGCGGCCGCCAACAGAGCACCGGCTTGGCTGGCGAGTCCGCCGGCGAAGGCTCGACTCATGGCGAGGCTGATCAAGACGCACCCGACCTGGGCGGAGCGGTCCGCCTGTGGACAACGATCGGCAGTCGAGTAG
- a CDS encoding ParB N-terminal domain-containing protein gives MTAPRCPQPPESQPGPYARAGRIALPLFLFHSGEIMSTATTEEVATETVVAIDPRQVQIGANVRLDANVDKEFVANVREEGVIVPVVGYFDGDGHYVVVDGQRRTLAAIEAKQATIPAFATRRREDADRIVAQMSANHHRVAITAAERAKGFEQLAGFGLSAAQIVKKTGYKRPEVDAGLKVAGSDLASKATERWGFLTLEQAAALAEFDQDADALKALTVAAERGSGFDHELQRQRDKREDREAIKAFAEQLIADGVTVIERPPHDHKTILRLNHLDDAEGNRITPETHADCPGHAAYVTREWRWIESDDEADEDAADEQEQVTVATYVCTDAKAHGHVDRWAGGYGGSAKKKAADMSEAEREAARAERRDVIESNKAWKSAETVRAAFVVKFLTRKTAPKGSAAFVVATIAEEGHWLSDHRTPTKADELLNGGKARMRADRAKAAENVTEGRALMLAVGQCCAAYEAQMGTHTWRNVSPGPARYLAFLAANGYELADVEKRAAGLDKPAKKARKAATPPPQTKAPEGNTAASSDEHPAA, from the coding sequence GTGACCGCGCCGCGTTGTCCACAGCCGCCCGAGAGCCAGCCCGGGCCGTATGCGCGCGCGGGCAGGATAGCACTACCACTTTTTCTATTCCACTCAGGAGAGATCATGAGCACAGCCACCACTGAAGAAGTCGCCACCGAGACCGTGGTCGCTATTGACCCGCGCCAGGTGCAGATCGGCGCGAACGTGCGCCTGGACGCGAACGTCGACAAGGAGTTCGTCGCGAACGTGCGCGAGGAAGGCGTCATTGTTCCGGTCGTCGGCTACTTCGATGGCGATGGCCATTACGTCGTCGTGGACGGTCAACGCCGCACCTTGGCCGCGATTGAGGCCAAGCAGGCGACCATTCCGGCATTCGCCACCCGTCGCCGTGAGGACGCCGACAGGATCGTTGCTCAGATGTCGGCGAACCATCACCGTGTGGCCATCACGGCGGCCGAGCGGGCGAAGGGCTTCGAGCAGCTGGCCGGGTTCGGTCTGTCTGCCGCGCAGATCGTGAAGAAGACCGGTTACAAGCGGCCCGAGGTCGATGCCGGTCTGAAAGTGGCCGGGTCGGACCTAGCGAGCAAGGCGACCGAACGCTGGGGATTCCTCACCTTGGAGCAGGCTGCCGCCCTCGCCGAGTTCGATCAGGATGCCGACGCGCTCAAGGCCCTCACCGTTGCCGCCGAGCGGGGCAGTGGGTTCGACCACGAGTTGCAGCGGCAGCGCGACAAGCGTGAAGACCGCGAGGCAATCAAGGCGTTCGCGGAGCAATTGATCGCCGACGGCGTCACTGTGATAGAGCGGCCCCCGCACGACCACAAGACGATCCTGCGCCTGAACCACCTGGACGACGCCGAGGGCAACCGGATCACCCCCGAGACGCACGCCGACTGCCCCGGACACGCCGCCTACGTGACACGCGAATGGCGCTGGATCGAGTCCGACGACGAAGCTGACGAAGACGCCGCCGACGAGCAGGAGCAGGTGACGGTCGCGACCTACGTCTGCACCGACGCTAAGGCGCACGGCCACGTCGATCGCTGGGCGGGCGGCTACGGAGGCAGCGCCAAGAAGAAGGCCGCCGACATGAGCGAGGCCGAGCGAGAAGCTGCCCGCGCCGAGCGCCGCGACGTGATCGAGTCCAACAAGGCGTGGAAGTCGGCCGAGACGGTTCGCGCTGCTTTCGTGGTCAAGTTCCTGACGCGCAAGACCGCGCCGAAGGGTAGCGCCGCGTTCGTCGTCGCGACCATTGCCGAAGAGGGCCACTGGCTCAGCGACCACCGCACCCCCACCAAGGCAGACGAGTTGCTGAACGGCGGCAAGGCGCGGATGCGGGCCGACCGTGCGAAGGCCGCCGAGAACGTCACGGAGGGCCGTGCGCTGATGCTCGCGGTCGGCCAGTGCTGCGCCGCCTATGAGGCGCAGATGGGCACGCACACCTGGCGCAATGTGTCCCCCGGCCCCGCGCGCTATCTGGCGTTCCTGGCAGCCAACGGTTACGAGTTGGCCGACGTCGAGAAGCGTGCCGCCGGACTCGACAAGCCCGCGAAGAAGGCCCGCAAGGCAGCCACTCCCCCGCCGCAGACCAAGGCACCCGAGGGCAACACCGCTGCCAGCAGCGACGAGCACCCCGCCGCCTGA
- a CDS encoding DUF932 domain-containing protein — MAHQIETHGDQAAAVFARKDAWHRLGTVVRDRAFTAEEAMTLGHLGNWNVRKVPLTATEITEDGVTTMAAPGFATVRTNPFTEEAEALGVVGSGYTPLQNEEHAAFLNTLSHESGAVFETAGSLRGGRQVFVTMRLPESLKVGGSDRVDLNIAALNSHDGSSAFRIVITPVRVVCANTQAAALRDHVSSFSIRHTANAKSAVQEARDALGLTLAYCEEFEVEAEKLIQTTMTDAEFDSLVRRCFPEPSSASVRTLNAHRERNAKLSYLWHDAETQAGIRGTAWAGYQAVVEYIDHFSPVRAGNRDQASARAARLLTSDDLARVKRTAWDEVVPA, encoded by the coding sequence ATGGCTCACCAGATCGAGACCCACGGCGACCAGGCCGCTGCCGTCTTCGCGCGCAAGGACGCGTGGCACCGGCTCGGCACCGTCGTGCGCGACCGCGCGTTCACCGCCGAAGAAGCGATGACGCTCGGCCACCTGGGCAATTGGAACGTCCGCAAGGTGCCGCTCACCGCGACCGAGATCACCGAGGACGGCGTCACGACGATGGCCGCGCCAGGGTTCGCGACCGTGCGCACCAACCCGTTCACCGAAGAGGCCGAGGCACTTGGCGTCGTCGGCTCCGGATATACGCCCTTGCAGAACGAGGAGCACGCCGCGTTCCTCAACACGTTGTCGCACGAATCCGGCGCAGTCTTCGAGACCGCAGGCTCGCTGCGCGGAGGCCGTCAGGTGTTCGTCACCATGCGGCTACCGGAGTCGCTGAAGGTGGGCGGCTCTGATCGCGTCGACCTCAACATTGCCGCCTTGAACAGTCACGACGGGTCGTCGGCGTTCCGCATTGTGATCACGCCCGTGCGCGTGGTGTGCGCGAACACTCAAGCCGCCGCGCTGCGCGACCACGTGTCCAGTTTCAGCATTCGGCACACGGCCAACGCCAAGAGCGCCGTGCAGGAGGCCCGCGACGCTCTGGGGCTGACTCTCGCCTACTGCGAAGAGTTCGAGGTCGAGGCCGAGAAGCTGATCCAGACCACGATGACCGACGCCGAGTTCGACTCGCTGGTGCGTCGCTGCTTCCCCGAACCGTCGTCCGCATCGGTGCGCACGCTCAACGCACACCGAGAGCGCAACGCGAAGCTGTCGTACCTGTGGCACGACGCCGAGACGCAGGCCGGCATTCGGGGCACCGCGTGGGCCGGCTACCAGGCGGTCGTGGAGTACATCGACCACTTCTCCCCCGTGCGGGCCGGCAACCGCGACCAGGCGTCCGCCCGCGCGGCCCGGTTGCTCACCAGCGACGACCTGGCGCGGGTCAAGCGCACCGCGTGGGACGAGGTCGTCCCGGCCTGA